Genomic segment of Ammospiza nelsoni isolate bAmmNel1 chromosome 2, bAmmNel1.pri, whole genome shotgun sequence:
TTTTTCTACATAAGATTACTGAGTAAGCTCAAGGCATACCTTATAAACAAGCTTTCATTTCTTTGGTGGGCTGTTACAACTAAAACTGGTACTTTTGGGGTTCGTTTGTAcctatttgttttctttctttttttcctcttgtgttaaaaaaaaccctgaaatgcTTCCATTGCAAAGCTGGTTTCTACTGCTCTGAGTTAAATTTGGCCTCTTTgcttcctttgttttctcttccagatagggctgttaaaCTCCTGGGAAGAAATATTCCCTCGGTTCTGAGGATGACCGAGGGAGTGGACCCGAAGATAAGCAGAAGGCTGTGCGTTAAACCCCAGCAAGACCTTCAGACCAAGAGTAAGAGTCTTTGATAAAAGTCATGCAATGTTTCATGCTATGGAATACTCGCATACCCATGCTGCAATCATCTGAACAGAAATTAGGCTGACACAGGTGGTCATATCCCTGATTTTGTGAGAGTTCTGGTCCCTAGACTGAAAAATGGTGCATTAAATTTGGTGAAGTCTTGTTTTCTAACAAAAAGCCAGGGGTCAATGTTTCCACTTGTGAGGGTCACACAGCATTCACTTTGTAGCAGATCACCAGAGCCTTATCTGGTGCACACTCCTACACTGAggctcctcagctctgctctgggactgCCTGTTCAGCCCCACTGTAAACTGTTCATGTTTAGGAATGCTGTGTGAGCTAAAAgatttttgcagtttttcagagtgcagccagctccagctgttccaaAAACTGAACGTGCCCTGCAGGGAAGAGTCTGAATTGTTCACGTTCAAGGGTGGAGCTGGTCAGGGAAAGCTCAGGCCATGAAACGTTTTTTCACTGTATTTGGGACAGTTTCTGTGCTCCCTGTACCACAGGTTCCTTATGGCACACCCATACAGGAGAGAAGGAGCACACAGATGTGAAGCATTTGGCAGGACTCTGTGTTAAAAACGTGGATCAGCTGCTCTGGGTAGGACAAAAGGTCTCCTTAAAAGTGTGATGtctccagcagggccagcaaAGGAAATCCCTTATGCTTTTGTGAAGTGGGAATGGTGACCTACAGCAAGAACCTAAGGAAGAGAATAGGAAGAGTAGGAAGAGAGTTCCTCTATACCACTGCCCCAGAGGTGGCATCTTGGTGTTTAATAATCCTCACTGGatttcccccccacccccccaacAAATTTGCCCAGTTTCCTGAAGCTGGATTGGATGTATTTTTAGCATCTCCATTCTCTAAGAATGTGGAAACTAAAATTCCCTAAGAATTTCTTCAAGCTACAgacttgcatttattttttaacccaATGGGCACTGTTTTATAATCTGATTTTCCTTTATTCACTAccccttccaaaccaagaccTCATTATAATCCACACTTCCAGTGTCTCTTGTAATGCTCTGCTGGGCTGAAGAAAGCTTCAGTCACTGCTTTCCAGGCCAAGGGGTCTCAGTCTGTGACAGTTTCTCACATGGTGACCATTCCATACCTGTGCCTTTCAAAAAGCTGGAGTCCCAGTTTTACACAGAGGCACAGTAATGCTGTTGTGTTGGTCTGAGTTCCTGATCATTGACAGTtgtgctgttttcctttctgtcacTTGCCAAAACCACTGTGGCACCGCAAGGCCTTGCCCAGGCCTGGGTAATGATTTATAAGTGAGGGCAGAGTGTGTCACTTGTGTGTGAACTGGAATTGCTTCCTGCTTATGGACAAGGGAGTTCCCAGGCCAATTCATTGACTCTGGGTTCTAAAGCCCTGTGGCATTTTGGGCTCAGCCCTCTTCTTTATGCTTTTGAATAAGCTGGTGTTGTCAGCACATCGTATCCACCCCACTTCCTAGGTAATTCATGAATCCATGAGGGAGAACATGGCCATACAGGATACTGCCTATTGTTTTAAAGGAAGAAGCTATCTTTGCACTTTGTTTCTTAGATTTTAATGGTGTTTTATATATGAAAAGCTTCCCCTGTTACATTATGAATATTTTGTTTGTGGCCTTTGAAAGACTGACCTGAAAATTATGTGTCCAGTCTTTGCCTATGGTCATCTGTTTATTTATACCTTCAGATAAAATCTTGCACTGCCTGAAAAAGTAAACATTCTACGATGCTATATTGGCTTTTATTGTTATTGTGCAGCATGTTGACTTTTCTATAGCTGTTccatttgatttctttttttaaccttatttaaatgaaatagaaaaacagTACCTTAGGAACCTTAGATGCTGGAGCAGCTTCTGCATATTTAGACCTGCAGATACAGAGGTTTTGAGAAGGATTTGGCTTTCCTTACAGGGCTTCGGTTTCATCCATATTCACACGTTTGTTAATCTGTGATAGAGTTTCCATTCTCTAACCACTTCTAGCAATCACATTTAGAGTTCTGCCATGCTCACTCTAACTGGTTTTGTTACAGCTCTGCCCATCCAGCCTCTCTGACTGCtgtttttggtgttgttttgtctttgtgtgttttgttggggattttttaggtCGATCTGCTTCGGGAGTGCCTGGATACAGACCTACACCCTGGGAGAGAAGGTTTTTGTTGTGGGCAGGCCATTACAAAAAGCCAGAGGATATTCCAGACACTGTCTCGTAAGTGTTGCTTTTGAAACTCTGAAAAAGACTTTGTGCAGAAATAAGTTACTTGCATGCAACTCCAGAGTAACTTTTCTACAAAAGAATGGGCTTCATGGCTGAAAAACCTGACCCTGCTGTGTATGGTTTAACATCCTTGTAGATTAAATGACCTCAGCAATTCTCTTGTGCTAAGATAATGTATccctcttgattttttttcctgttttgcaaAGGGTTGACCAGCGTTTATCAGTTGTTTCATTAGAAAACCATGtcacataatttcatttttactcTTCTCTCACAATTAGAAAGCTTTTTTCAAACATTAGGGTGAGCTTTTTCTAGTGTTTTTCATTATATGTCAGTCTCTTGCGGTGGGAGTCTTTCATATACGGCTATAAAATAACTGAAACTCATTTAAGTATTTATTAATGAATACCTAAAGGGCATGGGCCAACTTCCTCTACTGTTGGAATTTAAACTAACAAACAGTGTTAAGGCTCCCTAACTATATATAGTCAAAATTTCCCTGTTGCTGCTGAGTCCAAATGTCAAAAGCTTTGTCCCGTgtgaaaagtagaaaataaaatgttctggTTTGCACACCACAAATAAAGATCAAACTTATCAACAGTAGACaacttttagtttaaaaaacattCCTAGTATAGTTATCTTTTAAAACATGCTCATAATGCTTTTAAgtacatgtatttattttaattaaaaagaaacagtaaaTCTTGCACTACTTGAGTAAGAAAATTATGTAGCTGCCCTCTtacatattttctgtttgtttggatgCACCACGTAGGAATTGAAAATCCACCCCTGTATCTAAATGTGTCACAAGAATGAATTTTGTTAAAGTGGAAGCCTTCCATTTTGTATTGAATCATTTTTCTTAAAACTACATTTGAAATACATACAGGAGTAAATTATTAAAACTTACTATCACTTCATATATTTTTTGCATACCAAACACTTGTTATGAgtgtttttaagaaaacagaGTTAGCAAAGTGATTGATTTCAGTAGTTTATTGAAAGGACAAACCAACTGCTGATAAAAGCTGACCATTTCTGCAAGTGCATAGGGAATTCTTTTTATTTAGACAAATAATTCAGCCAAATCTGAGAAGACAATTGAGAActataaaagcacaaaaacttgttttcctgttctgagattaattaattaattaatctgaGATTAATTATGTGTTGTAAGGGCTTGTGCTATAACTCAGTAATCTTGTAAAATGTGGTAAAGCAACCCATTTATTAAACAAATGTTAAACTTAGCCACTGAACTGATTTAAAATGCAAGTTGTGTTTAGATATCTACCTTTTGCTCTTGTAAATTCTTAACACATCTAAGGTATTTCCAAAATTAACTAGCAAACCTTTTAAAATCCTACTGCTGTGCATTTCAGCTTAATTGCAGCCTGCACTCAAGGCTTTCACTGCAGATTATTAGCAGAAGCAAATAACCTGGACGCTAAAATTAACATTAGTTTCATTGTAGATGGATGTGTTTGTTCCCTATGATCAGAAATCTTG
This window contains:
- the FAM162A gene encoding protein FAM162A, encoding MWGRADRAVKLLGRNIPSVLRMTEGVDPKISRRLCVKPQQDLQTKSRSASGVPGYRPTPWERRFLLWAGHYKKPEDIPDTVSLESVRAAQSTLRVRFSYVMIALTIVGCITMVISGKQAVKRQETLLNINLEKKAKLREEGASAKP